One window from the genome of Carassius carassius chromosome 15, fCarCar2.1, whole genome shotgun sequence encodes:
- the LOC132157934 gene encoding glutathione S-transferase kappa 1-like: ISVEFFYDIVSPYSWLAFEVLCRYRNVWNIDLKFKPAYLGAVMHGSGNRPPGIVPNKFHYMSKDLERVSGYFGVPLYPPSNVFEAMFEKGTLNTMRFVTAVAEKEKDGDVLVERVSRELWKRIWSTDQDVTQPASLIGAGLKAGLSASELEEILTLSKSQPIKDKLKSVTQEALDYQCFGFPSTVCHVNGKAELFFGSDRFELMAHCIGEKWVGPYPDKPTSKM, encoded by the exons ATATCTGTCGAGTTTTTTTATGATATTGTTTCTCCATATTCCTGGCTGGCATTTGAA GTGCTGTGTCGCTATAGAAATGTTTGGAACATCGACCTGAAATTTAAACCAGCATATTTAGGGGCAGTCATGCATGGCTCag GCAATCGGCCTCCTGGAATCGTCCCAAATAAGTTCCATTACATGTCCAAAGATCTGGAGCGGGTGTCTGGCTATTTTGGTGTTCCTCTGTATCCACCttcaaatgtttttgaagcaATGTTTGAGAAAG GCACTTTGAATACCATGCGTTTTGTGACAGCTGTAGCAGAGAAGGAAAAAGATGGAGATGTGCTGGTGGAAAGGGTATCTAGAGAGCTCTGGAAAAGAATCTGGAGTACTGATCAGGATGTTACCCAGCCTGCCTCCCTCATTGGG gCAGGATTAAAAGCGGGTCTCTCGGCCAGTGAGTTGGAGGAAATTCTGACACTCTCCAAATCTCAGCCAATCAAAGACAAGCTGAAGAGTGTCACACAAGAAGCACTGGACTATCAA TGCTTTGGTTTTCCTTCCACTGTGTGTCATGTGAACGGGAAGGCTGAGCTCTTCTTCGGTTCTGACAGATTTGAGCTCATGGCTCATTGCATCG GTGAGAAGTGGGTGGGGCCTTACCCTGACAAACCCACATCCAAAATGTGA
- the mboat7 gene encoding lysophospholipid acyltransferase 7, translated as MSPDELVYLGILAASIPVGFLFRYLSPPVKQGAALLLGLIISIATCGIHTLHSLCTVLGTWLIIKINWRSAPALSLGWTFLYLLFFRLVTWFGLPQPTPFANAIQLLLTLKMVSLANEIQSYHLEKKKEVSTFTKSPVVGGLSHEPSLYDIISYSYCYVGIMTGPFFRYQTYADWLQQSSPLSLPGKEPCLQRLKMVPVYGALFIAVNSVFPLSYVRTDEFLDHNYFYRFFYMVAIFFVFRMRFYSAWCGAEAGCISAGLGCYPQGALSKPGGGPTVKYSPDPDTVVEYDFKTIQNIDCYNTDFCVKVRHGMRYWNMTVQWWLHHYIYPNAPFRAYALRAGWTMLISAYWHGLHAGYYLSFLTIPLCIAAESAMEASVRARLGPTGQNIFDWIHWFLKMRAYDCMCMGFVLLKASDTINYWSSIYFIIHIIAVVCIGVGQVMKGGKKRERKDGVEGLKEDVVREKAE; from the exons ATGTCACCAGATGAATTAGTCTACCTAGGAATCCTTGCCGCATCAATTCCTGTAGGATTCCTCTTCCGCTACCTAA GTCCTCCAGTCAAGCAGGGGGCAGCATTGCTGTTAGGTTTGATAATCTCGATAGCAACCTGTGGGATCCACACTCTACACTCTCTATGTACAGTGTTAGGAACATGGCTGATTATAAAGATCAACTGGCG aagtGCCCCTGCTCTGTCTTTGGGTTGGACGTTTCTGTACCTCCTCTTTTTCCGTCTGGTCACCTGGTTTGGCCTTCCTCAACCAACACCTTTTGCCAATGCCATTCAACTTCTTTTAACTTTGAAG ATGGTCAGTTTAGCCAATGAGATTCAAAGTTATCACTTGGAGAAGAAAAAGGAAGTGAGCACCTTCACCAAATCCCCAGTGGTGGGAGGACTTTCCCATGAGCCTTCACTTTATGACATTATATCATACAGCTACTGCTATGTGGGCATAATGACAG GTCCCTTCTTCCGTTATCAGACATATGCAGACTGGTTGCAACAGTCTAGTCCTCTGTCATTGCCGGGTAAAGAGCCCTGCCTGCAGAGGCTGAAGATGGTGCCCGTTTACGGAGCTCTCTTCATAGCCGTCAACTCCGTCTTTCCCTTGTCCTATGTCCGTACCGATGAATTCCTGGACCACAACTATTTTTATAG GTTTTTCTACATGGTGGCAATTTTCTTTGTATTCCGGATGCGTTTCTACTCTGCGTGGTGTGGGGCAGAGGCTGGCTGCATCAGTGCAGGTCTAGGCTGTTACCCCCAGGGGGCGCTGTCCAAACCTGGAGGAGGGCCAACGGTGAAATATAG TCCTGATCCAGACACAGTTGTGGAGTATGACTTTAAAACGATCCAGAACATCGACTGTTATAACACAGATTTCTGTGTAAAGGTTCGGCATGGCATGCGCTACTGGAACATGACGGTACAGTGGTGGCTTCACCACTACATCTATCCCAATGCTCCTTTCAGAGCGTATGCTCTCAG GGCTGGATGGACTATGTTAATCAGTGCTTATTGGCATGGCCTCCATGCTGGTTACTACCTCTCTTTTCTCACTATCCCACTGTGTATCGCAGCAGAATCGGCCATGGAGGCATCAGTCAGAGCCCGTCTAGGGCCGACGGGCCAGAATATCTTCGACTGGATCCACTGGTTCCTCAAGATGAGGGCTTACGACTGCATGTGCATGGGTTTTGTTCTCCTGAAGGCCAGCGACACCATCAATTACTGGAGCTCCATATACTTCATAATTCACATCATTGCTGTTGTTTGTATAGGAGTAGGACAAGTGATGAAAGGaggtaaaaagagagagagaaaggatggAGTGGAAGGATTAAAAGAGGATGTGGTAAGAGAGAAAGCTGAGTGA